GATGCCACCCTGGACCAGCACCACCGGCAGCTTGCGGCGGCGGGCCTCGGCGGGATCGAACGCACCGGTCGCGGTGACCACCAGCAGCTGCATCGGCCGGCCCTCGGGCGTGGTGCCGAACTGCAGGGCGCGGACCCGGTCGGGCCAGCGCTGCTGGAACGCGCCTGCCAGGGCCGGGACCTCGTCGTAGCGGCCGGTGCGCAGGAAGCCGGAGCGCTCGGCCACCGTGGCCAGCGGCTCGACGGGCTGGGCGGAGGCGGGCAGGGCGGGCGTGGCGGCGAGCAGGCAGGCCAGGAGCAGGCGGGAGCGGAGCGTCATTGATCGGGCCAGGGCGGAAAGCGGACATGATGCCAGCGGCGTCTGGTCGCGGCAGCCGCACGATCCCCTCGGGTACCGGCCGCGATGCGGGATCAGGTACCCTCCGTTTCTTTTGTGACGGTACCCGGGATGAGCACGACCACCGCCGGACAGGGGCGCATGCCCCGGCAGATCCCCTTCATCATCGGCAACGAGGCCTGCGAGCGCTTCAGCTTCTACGGGATGCGCAACATCCTGGTGCAGTTCCTGATCACCTCGACCCTGCTGCAGCACATCATGGCCGGGCAGGAGCGGGAGCTGGCCGCCAAGGACCTGATGCACAGCTTCATGATCGGGGTGTACTTCTTCCCGCTGCTGGGCGGCTGGCTGTCCGACCGCTTCTTCGGCAAGTACAACACGATCCTCTGGTTCTCCCTGGTGTACTGCGCCGGCCATGCCTGCCTGGCGCTGTTCGAGGACAACCGCGCCGGCTTCTTCACCGGCCTGGGCCTGATCGCGCTGGGTGCCGGCGGCATCAAGCCGCTGGTGGCCTCGTTCATGGGCGACCAGTTCGACAGGACGAACAAGCACCTGGCGCGGGTCGTGTTCGACGCCTTTTACTGGATCATCAACTTCGGTTCGCTGTTCGCCTCGCTGCTGATGCCGCTGTTCCTGAAGAACTTCGGTCCCTCGGTGGCGTTCGGCATTCCCGGCCTGCTGATGTTCGTGGCCACCCTGGTGTTCTGGCTGGGTCGCAAGCGCTACGTGCTGGTGCCGCCGCAGCGGGTGGTGGACCAGCACGCCTTCTCCCGGGTCATCCGTACCGCGCTGCTGGCGCAGGCGCCGGGGCAGGGCAGGGCCGGCCTGTGGCTGGCCTGGATTGGCGTGGCACTGGCGGTGGCCTCGTTTGGCCTCATGCCCTCCCTGGGCTTCGTGATCTCGTTCTGCGTTGCGCTGGTGGTGCTGCTGGCAGGCGTCGGCGGCGGTGCCTGGATGCAGCTGGAGCGCGCGCGTGGCGTGCATCCGGACGAGGCGGTGGACGGTGCGCGTTCGGTGCTGCGGGTGCTGGTGATCTTCGCCCTGACCACGCCGTTCTTCTCGCTGTTCGACCAGAAGGCCTCCACCTGGGTGATCCAGGGCAACGAGATGACCAAGCCGGAATGGTTCGTGTCCTCGCAGATGCAGGCACTGAACCCGGCGCTGGTGATGATCCTGATCCCGTTCAACAACCTGGTGCTGTACCCGGCGCTGCGCCGCTTCGGCTGGGAGCCCACCGCGCTGCGCCGGATGACCGCGGGCATCGCCTTCAGCGGCCTGGCCTGGATCGTGATCGGCGGCATCCAGGTGGTGATGGATGGTGGCGAGCCGATGTCCATCGTCTGGCAGGTGCTGCCGTACGCGCTGCTGACCTTCGGCGAGGTGCTGGTCTCGGCCACCGGCCTGGAGTTCGCCTACAGCCAGGCGCCGGCGGCGATGAAGGGCGTGGTCATGAGCTTCTGGAACCTGACCACCACCATCGGCAACCTGTGGGTGCTGCTGGCCAACGCTGCGGTGCGCAACGACACGGTCACCGGCAGCATCGCCACGACCGGGCTCAGCACCACCGCCTTCCAGATGTTCTTCTTCGCCGTGTTCGCCCTGGTCGCCGCCCTGGTGTTCGGCATGTACGCGCGCAGTTACCGCATGGTCGACAACTACCGCGCCGCCGCCTGAGGAGCACCGATGCTGCAACCCGTGACCCTGGCCCTGATCGCCATCACCGCACTGGTGTCGTGGCGGGCCTTCAGCGACCGCCGCCTGCTGGACCGCATGATCCTGTGGCCGCCGGCGGTCGCGCGGCAGCGCGAGTACTGGCGCCTGCTGACCCATGGTTTCCTGCATGCGGATTTCCCGCACCTGCTGTTCAACATGTTCACCCTGTTCTTCTTCGGTGGCCTGATCGAGCGGCTGATGACGGGCATCACCGGCAGCCGGTTGACCTTCCTGCTGTTCTACCTGTCGGCGATCGTGGTGGCGATCCTGCCCAGCTACCTGAAGAACATCGGCAACCCGCGCTACTTCAGCCTGGGGGCGTCGGGCGCGGTGTCGGCGGTGCTGTTCGCCTTCATCATGGTCAAGCCGTGGTCGCTGATCCTGGTGTTCTTCGTG
This genomic interval from Pseudoxanthomonas suwonensis 11-1 contains the following:
- a CDS encoding oligopeptide:H+ symporter: MSTTTAGQGRMPRQIPFIIGNEACERFSFYGMRNILVQFLITSTLLQHIMAGQERELAAKDLMHSFMIGVYFFPLLGGWLSDRFFGKYNTILWFSLVYCAGHACLALFEDNRAGFFTGLGLIALGAGGIKPLVASFMGDQFDRTNKHLARVVFDAFYWIINFGSLFASLLMPLFLKNFGPSVAFGIPGLLMFVATLVFWLGRKRYVLVPPQRVVDQHAFSRVIRTALLAQAPGQGRAGLWLAWIGVALAVASFGLMPSLGFVISFCVALVVLLAGVGGGAWMQLERARGVHPDEAVDGARSVLRVLVIFALTTPFFSLFDQKASTWVIQGNEMTKPEWFVSSQMQALNPALVMILIPFNNLVLYPALRRFGWEPTALRRMTAGIAFSGLAWIVIGGIQVVMDGGEPMSIVWQVLPYALLTFGEVLVSATGLEFAYSQAPAAMKGVVMSFWNLTTTIGNLWVLLANAAVRNDTVTGSIATTGLSTTAFQMFFFAVFALVAALVFGMYARSYRMVDNYRAAA
- a CDS encoding rhomboid family intramembrane serine protease, which produces MLQPVTLALIAITALVSWRAFSDRRLLDRMILWPPAVARQREYWRLLTHGFLHADFPHLLFNMFTLFFFGGLIERLMTGITGSRLTFLLFYLSAIVVAILPSYLKNIGNPRYFSLGASGAVSAVLFAFIMVKPWSLILVFFVPMPAIVYAVFYVGYSIWMDRRGGGNINHSAHLAGAAYGVLFMVAMAPEVLELFWQQLLNPRFG